One Nicotiana sylvestris chromosome 12, ASM39365v2, whole genome shotgun sequence genomic window carries:
- the LOC104222571 gene encoding transcription initiation factor IIB-2 — MDAYCSDCKKSTEVVFDHSAGDMVCSECGLVLESHSIDETSEWRTFANESGDNDPNRVGGPSNPLLSDGGLSTVISKPNGTTSDFLTSSLGRWQNRGSNSDRSLILAFKAIGVMSDRLGLVATIKDRANEIYKKVEDQKSSRGRNQDAILAACLYIACRQEDKPRTVKEICSVANGATKKEIGRAKEYIVKQLELEMGQSVEMGTIHAGDFMRRFCSNLGMTNQTVKAAQEAVKKSEEFDIRRSPISIAAAVIYIVTQLSEEKKPVKDVSLATGVAEGTIRNSFKDLYPHLSKIIPNWYAQGQDLKNISSP; from the exons ATGGATGCGTACTGTTCAGACTGTAAAAAGAGTACAGAAGTTGTGTTTGATCATTCAGCAGGTGATATGGTGTGTTCAGAATGTGGGCTAGTTTTGGAATCTCATTCAATTGATGAAACATCTGAGTGGAGAACTTTTGCTAATGAGTCAGGGGATAATGACCCGAATCGAGTTGGTGGGCCCAGTAACCCTTTGCTTTCCGATGGTGGTTTATCCACTGTGATCTCTAAACCCAATGGAACTACCAGTGATTTCTTGACTTCCTCTTTGGGCCGTTGGCAGAATCGTGGCTCTAATTCCGATCGATCCCTTATCTTGGCTTTTAAAGCCATTGGTGTTATGTCTGATCG GTTGGGCCTGGTTGCAACCATAAAG GACCGAGCTAATGAGATTTACAAGAAGGTAGAAGATCAAAAATCTAGTAGAGGAAGGAACCAGGATGCTATATTAGCTGCTTGCCTATATATTGCTTGTCGACAAGAAGACAAGCCTCGAACTGTGAAGG AAATTTGCTCTGTTGCGAATGGAGCTACAAAGAAGGAAATTGGCCGAGCAAAGGAATACATAGTGAAACAACTAGAGCTCGAGATGGGTCAATCAGTGGAAATGGGAACTATACATGCTGGGGATTTTATG CGGCGCTTTTGTTCAAATCTTGGGATGACAAATCAAACAGTTAAAGCTGCCCAAGAAGCAGTCAAAAAATCTGAAGAGTTTGACATAAG GAGAAGTCCCATTTCTATTGCTGCAGCAGTTATCTACATAGTCACTCAGCTTTCGGAGGAAAAGAAGCCAGTTAAAG ATGTCTCACTTGCAACTGGAGTTGCTGAAGGCACGATCCGGAATTCGTTCAAGGATTTATACCCGCATCTCTCAAAGATTATACCAAATTGGTATGCCCAGGGTCAAGACCTTAAAAACATCAGCAGTCCTTGA